Proteins from a genomic interval of Desulfovibrio aminophilus DSM 12254:
- a CDS encoding sensor histidine kinase, whose translation MSNMPDSREDLPRDPDELRPDPAPSADRQRIEWALLERVKELDCLYGITRLAQQNGLPQDALLRETAELVRVSWQYPEIACAAVTIDGQRYATTGYRQSGARQASPIQIQGETAGEVEVRYLEPRPDCGEGPFLQEERRLIDAVADLIGRIIERRRVEEQMRALSRELIKAQENERQRIARELHDHLAQDLSLVKTGLERIWTAQPPAENNAPQAAEVTERLGAAIAAIRDLAYGLLPPGLTELGLVDTVLRHCEEFSQRNGIAVDVFADGLEGVGMDFDTQINVYRLIQEALSNTRKHAAASAVRIRLLASYPNLILRIEDDGRGADLEKCLAKAGREKRMGLWSMRERARLLGGKITFRTKPGAGMRILVEVPGLRRTRGGQKTNPDR comes from the coding sequence ATGAGCAACATGCCCGATAGCCGCGAAGACCTGCCGCGCGATCCCGACGAACTCCGCCCGGACCCCGCGCCGTCCGCCGACAGACAGCGCATCGAATGGGCCCTGCTCGAGCGGGTCAAGGAACTGGACTGCCTCTACGGCATCACCCGGCTGGCGCAGCAGAACGGCCTGCCCCAGGACGCCCTGCTGCGCGAAACCGCCGAGCTGGTGCGCGTCTCCTGGCAGTATCCGGAGATCGCCTGCGCGGCCGTGACCATCGACGGGCAACGATACGCCACCACCGGCTATCGCCAATCCGGGGCACGACAGGCCAGCCCCATTCAGATTCAAGGCGAAACGGCCGGAGAGGTCGAAGTCCGCTATCTGGAGCCGCGCCCGGACTGCGGCGAGGGCCCGTTCCTCCAGGAGGAACGCCGCCTCATCGACGCCGTGGCCGACCTGATCGGCCGGATCATCGAACGCCGCCGCGTGGAGGAGCAGATGCGCGCCCTCTCACGCGAGCTGATCAAGGCCCAGGAGAACGAACGCCAGCGCATCGCCCGCGAGCTGCACGACCACCTGGCCCAGGATCTTTCGCTGGTGAAGACCGGCTTGGAACGCATCTGGACCGCCCAACCCCCGGCGGAAAACAACGCGCCCCAGGCCGCCGAGGTGACTGAACGCCTGGGAGCGGCCATCGCCGCCATCCGCGACCTGGCTTACGGGCTGCTGCCGCCGGGACTCACGGAACTGGGTTTGGTGGACACCGTGCTGCGCCACTGCGAGGAATTCTCCCAACGCAACGGCATCGCCGTGGACGTCTTCGCCGACGGTCTGGAAGGCGTGGGCATGGACTTCGACACCCAGATCAACGTCTACCGGCTCATCCAGGAGGCCCTCTCCAACACCCGCAAGCACGCCGCAGCCAGCGCGGTGCGCATCCGCCTGCTGGCCTCCTATCCGAACCTCATCCTGCGCATCGAGGACGACGGACGCGGCGCGGATCTGGAGAAATGTCTGGCCAAGGCGGGCCGGGAGAAACGCATGGGGCTGTGGAGCATGCGCGAACGCGCCCGGCTGCTGGGGGGGAAGATCACCTTCCGCACCAAGCCCGGCGCGGGCATGCGCATCCTGGTGGAAGTGCCCGGCCTGAGGAGGACGCGTGGCGGCCAAAAAACGAATCCTGATCGTTGA
- a CDS encoding glutamate synthase-related protein: protein MQWTKSNDVLGTTNRGNAAESGLCTLCRADCAGRCETWASCLRGRQMLYPRDFGLVTAGSANTTHLGVNYNALRIQGYNYGARGLTNGHTNNPDHCLFTNVDLESSFGNEIKTKARLPLMTGALGSTFVAAKYWDSFAVGCALVGIPIVVGENVAGIDRDSKMTKGKIKQSPELDRRIETYMRYHDGYGAIIVQLNVEDARNGVAEYVVDKFGDKVIIELKWGQGAKNIGGEIEVNNLDYALFLKKRGYLVDPDPERPEVRDAFAAGGIKGFARHSRLGYTDLDSAEAVRENFMSTVDYLRKLGFGRISLKTGSYGMEALAMAIRYASDAGLDLLTIDGSGGGTGMSPWNMMETWGVPSILLHSKAYEYASLLASRGKKVVDLSFAGSLAREDHIFKALALGAPFVKFVCMGRALMIPGFLGSNIEGALHPERREKVHGNWETLPKHIKDLGESPEQIFAGYSSLKKKIGAKEIKKVPYGAIAAWTLADKLGAGLQQLLAGVRKFSVSDIRREDIASANRETARETGVPFITEVQDETARKILSC, encoded by the coding sequence ATGCAATGGACCAAAAGCAACGACGTTCTGGGCACCACGAACCGCGGCAACGCCGCTGAATCCGGGCTGTGCACCCTCTGCCGCGCCGACTGCGCGGGCCGATGCGAGACCTGGGCTTCCTGCCTGCGGGGCCGCCAGATGCTCTACCCCCGCGACTTCGGCTTGGTCACGGCCGGCAGCGCCAACACCACCCACCTGGGCGTGAACTACAACGCCCTGCGCATCCAGGGCTACAACTACGGCGCACGCGGCCTGACCAACGGTCACACCAACAATCCGGACCATTGCCTGTTCACCAACGTGGACCTGGAGAGCTCCTTCGGCAACGAGATCAAGACCAAGGCCCGCCTGCCGCTCATGACCGGGGCTCTCGGCTCCACCTTCGTGGCCGCAAAGTATTGGGATTCCTTCGCCGTGGGCTGCGCCCTGGTGGGCATTCCCATCGTGGTCGGCGAGAACGTTGCCGGTATCGACCGCGACTCCAAGATGACCAAGGGCAAGATCAAGCAGTCCCCTGAACTGGATCGCCGCATCGAGACCTACATGCGCTACCATGACGGCTACGGCGCGATCATCGTCCAGCTCAACGTGGAGGACGCCCGCAACGGTGTGGCCGAATACGTGGTGGACAAATTCGGCGACAAGGTGATCATCGAGCTGAAGTGGGGCCAGGGAGCCAAGAACATCGGCGGCGAGATCGAGGTGAACAACCTGGACTACGCCCTGTTCCTCAAGAAGCGCGGCTATCTCGTGGACCCCGACCCCGAACGGCCCGAGGTGCGCGACGCCTTCGCCGCCGGAGGCATCAAGGGATTCGCCCGCCACAGCCGCCTGGGCTACACCGACCTCGACTCGGCCGAAGCCGTGCGCGAAAACTTCATGTCCACGGTGGACTACCTGCGCAAGCTCGGCTTCGGACGCATCTCCCTCAAGACCGGCTCCTACGGCATGGAGGCCCTGGCCATGGCCATCCGCTACGCCTCCGACGCCGGGCTCGACCTGCTGACCATCGACGGTTCCGGCGGCGGCACCGGCATGAGCCCCTGGAACATGATGGAGACCTGGGGCGTGCCGTCCATCCTGCTCCACTCCAAGGCCTACGAATACGCGTCTCTCCTGGCCTCCCGCGGCAAGAAGGTCGTGGATCTCTCCTTCGCCGGAAGCCTGGCCCGCGAGGACCACATCTTCAAGGCCCTGGCCCTGGGCGCGCCCTTCGTCAAGTTCGTGTGCATGGGCCGGGCGCTGATGATCCCCGGCTTCCTGGGCTCGAACATCGAGGGTGCGCTGCATCCCGAGCGCAGAGAGAAGGTGCATGGCAACTGGGAAACCCTGCCCAAGCACATCAAGGATCTGGGCGAGAGCCCCGAGCAGATCTTCGCCGGCTACTCCAGCCTGAAGAAAAAGATCGGCGCCAAGGAGATCAAAAAGGTGCCCTACGGCGCCATCGCCGCCTGGACCCTGGCCGACAAACTCGGCGCCGGACTCCAGCAGCTCCTGGCCGGAGTGCGGAAGTTCTCCGTCTCCGACATCCGCCGCGAGGACATCGCCTCGGCCAACCGCGAGACCGCGCGGGAGACGGGCGTGCCCTTCATCACCGAAGTGCAGGACGAGACGGCCCGCAAGATCCTCTCCTGCTGA
- a CDS encoding DNA polymerase I has protein sequence MSIKERLRLDTDPVFLIDGSSFLHRSYHANPDLKRSDGFPTNALYGVLRVLLRLLREEKPKYVGFFLDGPKPTFRHELFPAYKANRPKMPEPLAKQIAPLLRAVELMGLTPAVSDGVEADDCIASLAAAFKDRRPVVIVASDKDLKQCLDENVVLWDPASKQDKVTTRADLLAETGLTPGQWADFQALTGDSTDNIPGLPGVGPKTALKLLADFPSLEALRAHLAELPEKLRAKVDGRLDDLFLYRELTRMKTDVLPGTRLEDLAPKPADLGAFADFLREYEFRSMLRDLPRTDGIPPAAVPLPEEQAKPGKPRQQQFSLFDAPAPKPAGPPLDVPERAPKALPSCTGKHLGLVPVEGGFRLGLDGHEYFCPGPAAELAPILSRARSLAVPGLQDLLRADDAWRAVPLAAWFDCSLAAYLLNPEDRNYSWERLRQSLNQDVQAEEIHPESQGLAALAFRRNTAPRLEAAGLDRLMRTLELPLVPVLVDMERAGIAIDRKAFSGFLDEVGGQIEALTARILELAGESFNVRSSPQTAVVLFQKLGLKPAGKTPGGALSTSNDVLERLAGQHPIVDAILEFRMLEKLRSTYLEPLPRLAGEDGRIHTHFNQLATATGRLSSSGPNLQNIPVRGPQGQRMRACFTAGTGNLLASADYSQVELRVLAHFSKDRNLIEAFARDEDIHARTAAILFDKEPAQVTPDERRNAKTINFGLIYGMGPQKLARELSISMNQAKEFIERYFARLTTLRDFYENLVEEAGRNGFVTTLAGRRRLLPELGSRNQQLASQARRQAINTVIQGSAADIIKMAMLAVAADQELRALNARLILQIHDELVLEAPAVNIEAAGTRLRRIMQNVARLDAPLKVDLGTGRTWAEAH, from the coding sequence ATGTCGATCAAGGAACGCCTGCGCCTGGACACGGACCCCGTCTTTCTCATCGACGGCTCGTCCTTCCTGCACCGCAGCTACCACGCCAACCCGGACCTCAAGCGTTCCGACGGCTTCCCCACCAACGCCCTCTACGGCGTGCTGCGCGTGCTCCTGCGTCTGCTGCGCGAGGAGAAGCCGAAATATGTCGGTTTTTTCCTGGACGGTCCCAAACCCACCTTCCGCCACGAGCTGTTCCCGGCCTACAAGGCCAACCGGCCCAAGATGCCGGAGCCCCTGGCGAAACAGATCGCGCCCCTGCTGCGGGCCGTGGAGCTCATGGGGCTGACCCCGGCCGTGTCCGACGGCGTGGAGGCCGACGACTGCATCGCCAGCTTGGCCGCCGCCTTCAAGGACCGGCGGCCGGTGGTCATCGTGGCCTCGGACAAGGATCTCAAGCAGTGCCTGGACGAGAACGTGGTTCTCTGGGATCCGGCGTCCAAGCAGGACAAGGTCACCACCCGGGCCGACCTGCTGGCCGAAACCGGACTGACTCCGGGCCAATGGGCCGACTTCCAGGCCCTCACCGGCGACAGCACGGACAACATCCCCGGGCTGCCGGGCGTGGGCCCCAAGACGGCCCTCAAGCTCCTGGCCGACTTTCCCAGCCTGGAAGCCCTGCGCGCCCACCTGGCGGAGCTGCCGGAAAAGCTGCGCGCCAAGGTCGACGGGCGCCTGGACGACCTCTTCCTCTACCGCGAACTGACCCGCATGAAGACCGACGTCCTGCCCGGGACGCGCCTGGAGGATCTGGCCCCGAAACCGGCCGACCTGGGCGCCTTCGCCGACTTCCTGCGGGAATACGAATTCCGCAGCATGCTCCGCGACCTGCCCCGGACCGACGGCATCCCTCCGGCGGCGGTACCCTTGCCGGAGGAGCAGGCCAAGCCCGGAAAGCCGAGGCAGCAGCAGTTTTCCCTCTTCGACGCCCCCGCGCCCAAGCCCGCCGGGCCGCCCCTGGACGTGCCCGAGCGCGCGCCCAAGGCCCTGCCTTCCTGCACCGGCAAACACCTGGGCCTCGTGCCCGTGGAAGGCGGCTTCCGCCTGGGGCTGGACGGTCACGAATACTTCTGCCCCGGCCCGGCCGCCGAGCTGGCCCCGATCCTGTCCCGGGCCAGGAGTCTGGCCGTTCCCGGACTCCAGGATCTGCTGCGTGCCGACGACGCCTGGCGCGCCGTTCCCCTGGCCGCTTGGTTCGACTGCTCCCTGGCGGCCTATCTGCTCAATCCCGAGGACCGCAACTATTCCTGGGAACGCCTGCGCCAATCCCTGAACCAGGACGTCCAGGCCGAGGAAATCCACCCCGAGTCCCAGGGGCTGGCGGCCCTGGCCTTCCGACGCAACACGGCACCACGCCTGGAGGCGGCCGGGCTGGACCGGCTCATGCGGACCCTGGAGCTGCCCCTGGTGCCCGTGCTGGTGGACATGGAGCGCGCGGGCATCGCCATCGACCGCAAGGCCTTCTCCGGCTTTCTGGACGAGGTGGGCGGTCAGATCGAGGCGCTCACCGCCCGCATCCTGGAGCTGGCCGGGGAATCCTTCAACGTGCGGTCCTCGCCGCAGACGGCGGTGGTGCTCTTCCAGAAACTCGGGCTCAAGCCCGCGGGCAAGACCCCGGGCGGGGCCCTGTCCACCTCCAACGACGTGCTGGAGCGCCTCGCCGGGCAGCATCCCATCGTGGACGCCATCCTGGAGTTCCGCATGCTGGAGAAGCTGCGCTCCACCTACCTGGAACCCCTGCCCAGGCTGGCCGGGGAGGACGGGCGCATCCACACCCATTTCAACCAGCTGGCCACGGCCACCGGGCGGCTCTCCAGCTCCGGGCCGAACCTCCAGAACATCCCCGTGCGCGGCCCCCAGGGCCAGCGCATGCGCGCCTGCTTCACCGCCGGGACGGGCAACCTCCTGGCCTCGGCCGACTACTCCCAGGTGGAGCTGCGCGTGCTGGCGCACTTCTCCAAGGACCGCAACCTGATCGAGGCCTTCGCCCGCGACGAGGACATCCACGCCCGCACGGCGGCCATCCTCTTCGACAAGGAGCCCGCCCAGGTGACCCCGGACGAGCGCCGCAACGCCAAGACCATCAACTTCGGCCTGATCTACGGCATGGGCCCCCAGAAGCTGGCCCGCGAACTGTCCATCTCCATGAACCAGGCCAAGGAATTCATCGAGCGCTACTTCGCCCGCCTGACCACCCTGCGCGACTTCTACGAGAATCTGGTGGAGGAGGCCGGACGCAACGGCTTCGTGACCACCCTGGCGGGCCGCCGCAGGCTGCTGCCCGAGCTGGGCTCGCGCAACCAGCAACTGGCCTCTCAGGCCCGCCGCCAAGCCATCAACACCGTGATCCAGGGCAGCGCTGCGGACATCATCAAGATGGCCATGCTGGCCGTGGCCGCCGATCAGGAACTGCGCGCCCTGAACGCCCGCCTCATCCTCCAGATCCACGACGAACTGGTCCTGGAGGCTCCAGCCGTGAACATCGAGGCCGCCGGAACGCGCTTGCGCCGGATCATGCAGAACGTGGCCAGGTTGGACGCGCCGCTCAAGGTCGACCTGGGAACGGGGCGCACCTGGGCCGAAGCCCATTGA
- a CDS encoding DHH family phosphoesterase has protein sequence MALFRQLDEQISQMLALLNKDQRWLIVINADPDALGAALALRHIFKRRVLDVGIGHINEIKRPDNLSMIRFLRIPTRKIIPNLAAQYDKFAMVDSQPHHNPAFDQFQFSIVIDHHPILPDKPVNAPFVDIRPKYGATATMLTEYLYNLHIRPPKLLATALLYAIKADSAGFERSFIDADVTAFKYLTKHADPAILNRIARSDFLLDWMRYFSRAFYNLRRIGQGLYAHMGKVENPDILVIVADFFTRVYGVSWNAVSGEYNDKIVAIFRGDGVRRDMGKMAASLFGEIGSAGGHKGAARAEFDQAALDGKDPESFIVKKLSRGKTQNVQRI, from the coding sequence ATGGCCCTCTTCCGACAGCTCGATGAACAGATCAGCCAAATGCTGGCCCTGCTCAACAAGGATCAGCGCTGGCTCATCGTCATCAACGCCGACCCGGACGCCCTGGGTGCGGCGCTGGCCTTGCGGCACATCTTCAAGCGGCGTGTCCTGGACGTGGGCATCGGCCACATCAACGAGATCAAGCGGCCGGACAACCTCTCCATGATCCGCTTCCTGCGCATCCCCACGCGCAAGATCATTCCCAACCTAGCGGCGCAGTACGACAAGTTCGCCATGGTGGACTCCCAGCCCCACCACAATCCGGCCTTCGACCAGTTCCAATTCTCCATCGTCATCGACCACCACCCCATTCTCCCAGACAAGCCCGTGAACGCCCCCTTCGTGGACATCCGCCCGAAATACGGGGCCACGGCCACCATGCTCACGGAATACCTCTACAACCTGCACATCCGGCCGCCCAAGCTCCTGGCCACGGCGCTGCTCTATGCCATCAAGGCCGACTCAGCGGGGTTCGAGCGCTCGTTCATCGACGCCGACGTCACGGCCTTCAAATACCTGACCAAGCACGCCGACCCGGCCATCCTGAACCGCATCGCCCGCAGCGACTTCCTGCTGGACTGGATGCGCTACTTCTCCCGGGCCTTCTACAACCTCCGACGCATCGGCCAAGGCCTCTACGCCCACATGGGCAAGGTGGAGAACCCGGACATCCTGGTCATCGTGGCCGACTTCTTCACCCGGGTCTACGGCGTGTCCTGGAACGCGGTTTCCGGCGAGTACAACGACAAGATCGTGGCCATCTTCCGGGGCGACGGCGTACGCCGCGACATGGGCAAGATGGCGGCCTCCCTCTTCGGCGAAATCGGCTCGGCCGGAGGCCACAAGGGCGCGGCCCGGGCCGAATTCGACCAGGCGGCCCTGGACGGCAAGGATCCCGAGAGCTTCATCGTCAAGAAGCTCAGCCGCGGCAAAACCCAGAACGTGCAGCGCATCTAG
- a CDS encoding bifunctional adenosylcobinamide kinase/adenosylcobinamide-phosphate guanylyltransferase, which translates to MITLILGGNKSGKSAFALDLMKNINGSGLLLATGRARDLGFRRQILAHRESRDPEIPVIEVGTDLPERMIRARSEHPSVLVDSLDFWLFACREEGLDRVPAFLEALDGWHGGNLILVSCEIGLGPLPASPEARAFVRELGGLNQKVAALADTVHITVAGLPLTLKKAENGPLPTAR; encoded by the coding sequence ATGATCACCCTGATTCTCGGCGGCAACAAATCGGGCAAGTCCGCCTTTGCCCTGGACTTGATGAAGAACATCAACGGTTCCGGCCTGCTGCTGGCCACGGGACGGGCCCGCGACCTGGGTTTCCGGCGGCAGATCCTGGCCCACCGGGAGTCCCGCGACCCGGAGATCCCGGTCATCGAGGTCGGAACGGACTTGCCTGAGCGCATGATCCGGGCTAGAAGCGAACATCCGTCCGTTCTGGTGGACAGCCTGGATTTCTGGCTGTTCGCCTGCCGCGAGGAGGGCCTGGATCGGGTTCCGGCCTTTCTCGAAGCCCTGGACGGATGGCACGGGGGGAATCTCATCCTGGTCTCCTGCGAGATCGGTCTCGGCCCCTTGCCCGCCAGCCCGGAGGCGAGAGCCTTCGTGCGCGAGCTGGGCGGCCTGAACCAGAAGGTGGCGGCGCTGGCCGACACGGTCCACATCACCGTGGCCGGGCTGCCCCTGACTCTGAAAAAGGCGGAAAATGGCCCTCTTCCGACAGCTCGATGA
- the cbiR gene encoding cobamide remodeling phosphodiesterase CbiR has translation MPELKTGTGSSRSGSPPGDPENPAALGVACSTAEAFARRGLSSPPWTVAAPSFVIPGTARENCAWLRKFFPEVALLLFETRACLEYGPDDLPRPGEFPELSYHVHLPLDLAWERGFEPVWADLAGLLDKVAELSPWAYVLHPPPPGVSLERLARAFADAGVPPGDVLLENTRERCLSEVWEEAAGAGFSACLDLGHLLAYGQASIPDLPGFWTRARLLHLCAPGPGGRHESLARLDAAGRETLQRLLARFAPGGTLLLELFDAPKLQNSLDFLARCVGLWSRTE, from the coding sequence ATGCCTGAACTGAAAACAGGAACCGGCTCCAGCCGTTCCGGGAGCCCGCCGGGCGACCCGGAAAACCCTGCCGCCCTTGGTGTCGCTTGTTCGACGGCCGAGGCCTTCGCCCGCCGCGGCCTGTCCTCCCCGCCCTGGACCGTGGCCGCGCCCTCCTTCGTCATTCCGGGCACGGCGCGCGAGAATTGCGCATGGCTGCGCAAGTTTTTCCCCGAGGTGGCCCTACTCCTCTTCGAGACCCGGGCCTGCCTGGAGTACGGCCCCGACGACCTGCCCCGGCCCGGAGAGTTCCCGGAGCTCTCCTACCACGTGCACCTCCCCCTGGACCTGGCCTGGGAGCGCGGCTTCGAGCCCGTCTGGGCCGATCTCGCCGGGCTGCTGGACAAGGTCGCCGAGCTGTCCCCCTGGGCCTACGTCCTGCATCCGCCCCCGCCGGGCGTCTCTCTGGAGCGGCTGGCCCGGGCCTTCGCGGACGCCGGGGTTCCGCCCGGGGACGTGCTCCTGGAGAACACCCGTGAGCGCTGCCTCTCCGAGGTATGGGAAGAGGCTGCCGGGGCCGGTTTCTCGGCCTGCCTGGACCTCGGGCACCTCCTGGCGTATGGTCAGGCCTCCATCCCGGATCTGCCGGGATTCTGGACCCGGGCGCGACTCCTGCATCTCTGCGCGCCCGGCCCGGGCGGCCGCCACGAAAGTCTGGCCCGCCTGGACGCTGCTGGGCGGGAGACGCTCCAGCGGCTGCTGGCCCGTTTCGCTCCGGGAGGCACCCTGCTCCTGGAGCTGTTTGATGCACCCAAACTCCAGAATTCGCTGGATTTCCTGGCGCGCTGCGTCGGGCTCTGGTCGCGCACGGAATGA